One part of the Mycolicibacterium aromaticivorans JS19b1 = JCM 16368 genome encodes these proteins:
- a CDS encoding cytochrome b, giving the protein MSPKLNDALAKQGDAIDSRYHPSAAVRRQLNKVFPTHWSFLLGEIAMYSFIVLLLTGVYLTLFFDPSMAEVTYQGVYQPLRGVEMSKAFASALDISFEVRGGLFVRQIHHWAALLFAAAIMVHLARIFFTGAFRKPREANWVIGSLLLILAMFEGYFGYSLPDDLLSGIGLRAALSSITMSVPIVGTWLHWALFGGDFPCGGVGYQCSAVGTLLPRMYALHILLIPGIILALIGVHLALVWFQKHTQFPGPGRTEKNVVGVRVMPVFAVKSGAFFAVTVGILGLMGGLLQINPIWQLGPYKPSQVSAGSQPDFYMMWTEGLARIFPPWELYLGHHTIPAAFWVALVMGLVFGLLIAYPFLEKKFTGDTAHHNLLQRPRDAPTRTAIGAMAIALYMVWTLAAMNDIIALKFHISLNATTWIGRIGSLVLPPLVFFIAYRWAVGLQRSDRDVLEHGIETGILKRLPHGAYVELHQPLGPVDEHGHPLPLEYQGAALPKRMNKLGSGGRTGHGSFLTADPASEDAALNEAAHAAEHRTLTALREWQDSEYSGNGNGNGNGSGNGHHH; this is encoded by the coding sequence ATGAGTCCGAAACTCAACGATGCCCTGGCCAAGCAGGGCGACGCCATCGACTCCCGTTACCACCCGTCGGCCGCGGTTCGACGGCAGCTGAACAAGGTCTTCCCCACGCACTGGTCGTTCCTGCTGGGTGAGATCGCGATGTACAGCTTCATCGTGCTGCTGCTCACCGGCGTGTACCTGACGCTGTTCTTCGACCCGTCGATGGCCGAAGTGACGTATCAGGGTGTGTACCAACCGCTTCGGGGCGTCGAGATGTCGAAGGCGTTCGCCTCGGCGCTCGACATCAGCTTCGAGGTGCGCGGCGGCCTGTTCGTCCGCCAGATCCACCACTGGGCCGCACTGCTGTTCGCCGCGGCGATCATGGTGCACCTGGCGCGCATCTTCTTCACCGGCGCCTTCCGCAAGCCACGTGAGGCCAACTGGGTCATCGGTTCGCTGCTGCTGATCCTGGCCATGTTCGAGGGGTACTTCGGTTACTCGCTGCCCGACGATCTCCTGTCCGGCATCGGCCTTCGTGCAGCGCTGTCGTCGATAACCATGAGCGTGCCGATCGTCGGAACCTGGTTGCACTGGGCGCTGTTCGGTGGTGACTTCCCCTGCGGCGGGGTGGGCTACCAGTGCAGCGCGGTGGGCACCCTGCTCCCCCGGATGTACGCACTGCACATCCTGTTGATCCCCGGAATCATCTTGGCGCTCATCGGTGTTCACCTGGCGCTGGTGTGGTTCCAGAAGCACACCCAGTTCCCCGGCCCCGGCCGCACCGAGAAGAACGTCGTCGGCGTGCGCGTCATGCCGGTGTTCGCGGTCAAGTCCGGTGCGTTCTTCGCGGTGACCGTCGGCATCCTCGGCCTGATGGGTGGCCTGCTACAGATCAACCCGATCTGGCAGCTCGGCCCCTACAAGCCGTCTCAGGTGTCGGCAGGCAGCCAGCCCGACTTCTACATGATGTGGACGGAAGGCCTGGCCCGTATCTTCCCGCCGTGGGAGCTCTACCTCGGCCACCACACCATCCCGGCGGCGTTCTGGGTGGCGCTGGTCATGGGTCTGGTGTTCGGGCTGCTGATCGCTTACCCGTTCCTGGAGAAGAAGTTCACCGGGGACACCGCGCACCACAACCTGCTGCAGCGCCCGCGTGACGCTCCGACGCGGACCGCGATCGGTGCAATGGCGATCGCGCTGTACATGGTCTGGACGCTGGCCGCGATGAACGACATCATCGCGCTGAAGTTCCACATCTCGCTGAACGCGACGACGTGGATCGGTCGCATCGGTTCGCTGGTGCTGCCTCCGCTGGTGTTCTTCATCGCCTACCGCTGGGCGGTCGGCCTGCAGCGCAGCGACCGTGACGTGCTGGAGCACGGCATCGAGACCGGCATCCTCAAGCGCCTGCCGCACGGTGCCTACGTCGAGCTGCACCAGCCGCTCGGCCCGGTCGACGAGCACGGTCACCCGCTCCCCCTGGAGTACCAGGGAGCGGCTCTGCCCAAGCGGATGAACAAGCTGGGCTCCGGAGGCCGAACCGGTCACGGCAGCTTCCTCACCGCCGATCCGGCGTCCGAGGATGCGGCGCTCAACGAGGCCGCACACGCCGCCGAGCACCGCACGCTCACCGCCCTGCGTGAGTGGCAGGACAGCGAGTACAGCGGCAACGGGAATGGCAACGGCAACGGAAGTGGCAACGGCCACC
- a CDS encoding cytochrome c oxidase subunit 3, whose amino-acid sequence MTSAVGTSGTAITSRVHSLNRPNMVSVGTIVWLSSELMFFAGLFAMYFTARAQAGGVWPPPPTELNLYQAVPVTLVLIASSFTCQMGVFAAERGDVYGLRRWYVITFLMGLFFVLGQGYEYYHLVTHGTTIAGSSYGSVFYLATGFHGLHVIGGLVAFVLLLLRTTMSKFTPAQATAAIVVSYYWHFVDIVWIALFATIYFIR is encoded by the coding sequence GTGACGAGCGCTGTTGGCACTTCGGGAACTGCGATCACATCGCGCGTACATTCGCTGAACCGGCCGAATATGGTCAGTGTTGGCACCATCGTATGGCTTTCCAGTGAGCTGATGTTCTTTGCTGGACTGTTCGCGATGTACTTCACTGCCCGTGCTCAGGCCGGCGGTGTATGGCCGCCACCGCCCACCGAGCTGAACCTGTATCAGGCGGTTCCGGTGACGCTGGTGCTGATCGCATCGTCGTTCACCTGCCAGATGGGTGTGTTCGCGGCCGAGCGGGGTGACGTCTACGGGCTCCGCCGCTGGTACGTGATCACCTTCCTGATGGGACTGTTCTTCGTCCTCGGACAGGGCTACGAGTACTACCACCTGGTCACTCACGGCACGACCATCGCGGGCAGCTCCTACGGCAGCGTGTTCTACCTCGCGACCGGTTTCCACGGCCTGCACGTGATCGGCGGTCTCGTCGCATTCGTCCTGCTTCTGCTGCGGACCACGATGAGCAAGTTCACGCCTGCGCAGGCGACTGCGGCGATCGTCGTGTCCTACTACTGGCACTTCGTCGACATCGTGTGGATCGCCCTGTTCGCGACGATCTACTTCATCCGATGA
- the trpD gene encoding anthranilate phosphoribosyltransferase, which produces MTHPHSPPGADSPDTSWPQVLDRLTASLELEPGQASWAMDQIMGGVATPAQIAAFGVSMKMKRPTAAEVRELADTMLGYARMVPTDTIGTDTVDLVGTGGDRANTVNLSTMAAIVVAAAGVPVVKHGNRAASSKSGGADMLEALGVRIDLGPDEVARCVAEVGIGFCFAPVFHPSYKFAGPPRREIGTPTVFNLLGPLTNPASPRAGLIGCAFGDLAEVMAGVFAARRSSVLVVHGDDGLDELTTTTTSTIWRVQAGTIDKLTFDPMGFGFARARIEELVGGEAEENAREAREVLGGAKGPVRDAVILNAAGAMVAHSGLSSHAEWLPSWEDGLARAAEAIDSGAAEQLLARWVRFSQQR; this is translated from the coding sequence GTGACTCACCCCCATTCCCCGCCCGGCGCAGACTCGCCGGATACGTCATGGCCGCAGGTCCTGGACCGGTTGACGGCCAGCCTGGAACTCGAGCCGGGGCAGGCGAGTTGGGCGATGGACCAGATCATGGGTGGCGTCGCGACGCCGGCTCAGATCGCCGCCTTCGGCGTGTCGATGAAGATGAAGCGCCCGACCGCCGCCGAAGTACGTGAACTGGCCGACACCATGCTCGGCTACGCGCGCATGGTGCCCACCGACACGATCGGCACCGACACCGTCGACCTCGTCGGCACCGGTGGCGACCGCGCCAACACCGTGAACCTGTCGACGATGGCGGCCATCGTGGTTGCCGCCGCCGGAGTCCCCGTCGTCAAGCACGGCAACCGTGCGGCGTCGTCGAAGAGCGGCGGGGCCGACATGCTCGAGGCCCTCGGGGTGCGCATCGACCTCGGTCCCGACGAGGTGGCCCGCTGCGTGGCCGAGGTGGGCATCGGGTTCTGCTTCGCGCCGGTGTTCCACCCGTCCTACAAGTTCGCCGGCCCGCCGCGCCGCGAGATCGGCACCCCGACGGTGTTCAATCTACTTGGTCCACTTACCAATCCGGCCAGTCCGCGGGCGGGCCTGATCGGGTGCGCGTTCGGCGATCTGGCCGAGGTGATGGCCGGGGTGTTCGCCGCCCGCCGCAGCAGTGTGCTGGTGGTGCACGGCGACGACGGTCTCGACGAACTGACCACCACGACCACCAGCACGATCTGGCGGGTGCAGGCGGGCACCATCGACAAGCTCACCTTCGACCCGATGGGATTCGGATTCGCCCGGGCCCGCATCGAGGAGCTGGTCGGGGGCGAGGCCGAGGAGAACGCCCGGGAAGCGCGCGAGGTGCTCGGGGGCGCCAAGGGACCCGTGCGGGATGCGGTGATCCTGAACGCGGCGGGGGCGATGGTCGCCCACAGCGGACTATCCAGCCACGCCGAATGGCTGCCGAGCTGGGAGGACGGGCTGGCCCGCGCCGCGGAGGCGATCGACTCCGGGGCGGCCGAACAGCTCCTGGCGCGTTGGGTGCGGTTCAGCCAGCAGCGCTGA
- a CDS encoding ubiquinol-cytochrome c reductase iron-sulfur subunit — MSDVNQPTDEQLAGMSREELVELGGRMDGVETIVKDPRWPVEGTKAEKRAARLVSIWLLLGGLFGLALLLVFLFWPWQWDGTNNFELSELATPLYGLTFGMSILAIGIGAVLYQKKFIPEEISVQERHDGASPLIQRKTVVANLNDALEGSTIKRRKLVGLSLGIGMGAFGAGTLVAFIGGLIKNPWKPVVPTAEGKKAVLWTSGWTPRFAGETIFLARATGLPGESPFVKLRPEDIDAGGMETVFPWRESDGDGTTVESHERLSEIAMGVRNPVMLIRIKPVDMAKVVKRAGQESFNFGDLFAYTKVCSHLGCPASLYEQQTYRILCPCHQSQFDALHFARPIFGPAARALAQLPITIDKDGYLVANGDFAEPVGPAFWERTS; from the coding sequence ATGAGTGACGTGAATCAGCCCACCGACGAGCAACTCGCTGGGATGTCTCGCGAGGAGTTGGTCGAGCTCGGCGGCCGGATGGACGGCGTCGAGACCATCGTCAAGGACCCGCGCTGGCCGGTCGAAGGAACCAAAGCCGAGAAGCGCGCAGCGCGTCTGGTGTCGATCTGGTTGCTGCTCGGCGGCCTGTTCGGTTTGGCGCTGCTGCTGGTGTTCCTGTTCTGGCCGTGGCAGTGGGACGGCACGAACAACTTCGAGTTGTCCGAGCTGGCCACCCCGCTCTACGGGTTGACCTTCGGCATGTCGATCCTGGCGATCGGCATTGGCGCGGTGCTCTACCAGAAGAAGTTCATCCCCGAGGAGATCTCGGTCCAGGAGCGCCACGACGGCGCTTCGCCGCTGATCCAGCGCAAGACCGTCGTCGCCAACCTCAACGACGCACTCGAAGGCTCGACGATCAAGCGGCGCAAGCTGGTTGGGCTGTCGCTCGGGATCGGGATGGGCGCGTTCGGCGCAGGCACCTTGGTGGCGTTCATCGGCGGCCTGATCAAGAACCCGTGGAAGCCGGTGGTTCCCACCGCCGAAGGCAAGAAGGCAGTGCTGTGGACCTCGGGGTGGACCCCCCGCTTCGCCGGCGAGACCATCTTCCTGGCGCGCGCCACCGGCCTGCCGGGCGAGTCGCCGTTCGTGAAGCTGCGACCCGAGGACATCGACGCCGGCGGCATGGAGACGGTGTTCCCGTGGCGGGAGAGCGACGGCGACGGCACCACCGTTGAGAGCCACGAGCGATTGAGCGAAATCGCGATGGGCGTGCGCAATCCGGTGATGCTGATCCGCATCAAACCGGTCGACATGGCCAAGGTCGTCAAGCGTGCGGGCCAGGAGAGCTTCAACTTCGGTGACCTGTTCGCCTACACCAAGGTCTGTTCGCACCTGGGCTGCCCGGCCTCGCTGTACGAGCAGCAGACCTATCGCATCCTGTGCCCGTGCCACCAGTCGCAGTTCGATGCACTGCATTTCGCACGGCCGATCTTCGGTCCGGCTGCGCGCGCGTTGGCGCAGTTGCCGATCACCATTGACAAGGACGGGTATCTGGTCGCCAACGGTGACTTCGCCGAGCCCGTCGGACCCGCATTCTGGGAGCGCACATCATGA
- a CDS encoding c-type cytochrome, which yields MLKRSARVESSATRDKSRRRLRRRLTGAVLLLVGLGVAGGLAATLTPTPQVAVADESQSALLRTGKQLFDTSCVTCHGANLQGVEGRGPSLIGVGEAAVYFQVSTGRMPAMRGEAQAPRKDPVFDEAQIDALGAYVQANGGGPLVPRDANGQIADHSLLGNDVARGGDLFRLNCASCHNFTGKGGALSSGKFAPDLEPATPAQIYTAMLTGPQNMPKFGDRQLSPEEKKDIIAYVRMATRAPDPGGYGLGGFGPSSEGMAAWIIGMVAVIAAALWIGARSS from the coding sequence ATGCTCAAGAGATCGGCGCGGGTGGAGTCTTCGGCGACGCGTGACAAGTCGCGTCGCCGGCTTCGTCGCCGCCTGACCGGTGCGGTACTGCTGTTGGTCGGGCTCGGTGTCGCTGGTGGCCTGGCCGCCACGCTGACACCCACACCGCAGGTCGCGGTGGCCGACGAATCGCAGTCCGCACTGCTGCGCACCGGCAAGCAGCTGTTCGACACGTCCTGTGTCACCTGCCACGGCGCCAACCTCCAGGGCGTCGAGGGCCGCGGTCCCAGCCTCATCGGCGTCGGCGAAGCCGCTGTGTACTTCCAGGTGTCGACCGGCCGCATGCCGGCGATGCGCGGCGAAGCCCAGGCTCCGCGCAAGGACCCGGTCTTCGACGAGGCCCAGATCGACGCGCTCGGCGCCTACGTCCAGGCCAACGGCGGCGGACCGCTGGTCCCCCGCGACGCGAACGGCCAGATCGCCGACCACTCGCTGCTCGGCAACGACGTCGCCCGCGGCGGCGACCTGTTCCGGCTCAACTGCGCCTCGTGCCACAACTTCACCGGCAAGGGCGGCGCCCTGTCGTCGGGTAAGTTCGCGCCCGACCTCGAGCCGGCCACCCCGGCCCAGATCTACACCGCGATGCTGACCGGCCCGCAGAACATGCCCAAGTTCGGCGACCGCCAGCTTTCTCCTGAGGAGAAGAAGGACATCATCGCCTACGTGCGGATGGCGACCCGCGCGCCGGACCCCGGCGGCTACGGCCTCGGCGGGTTCGGCCCCTCATCTGAGGGCATGGCGGCCTGGATCATCGGCATGGTGGCCGTCATCGCGGCGGCGCTGTGGATCGGAGCGAGATCTTCATGA